One window of Penaeus chinensis breed Huanghai No. 1 chromosome 34, ASM1920278v2, whole genome shotgun sequence genomic DNA carries:
- the LOC125043701 gene encoding uncharacterized protein LOC125043701, with product MPRKIKVKLYSTIIRPVFLYGAMGKKEERILEATEMRMLRRIKGVTLRERERSTDVKRELGVSDINEKVKEIRMRWYGHVKRREEGHAAKVAMESKVPGRRPRGKPRKRWRDNVKEDMSHFSVPWKVSLTWRRKTRAGDPARPDQKP from the coding sequence ATGCCTAGGAAAATCAAAGTGAAGCTATACAGCACTATAATACGACCTGTGTTCCTATATGGGgcaatgggaaagaaggaggagaggatactGGAAGCGACGGAAATGAGGATGTTGAGAAGAATCAAAGGCGTGAcgctgagagaaagggaaagaagtactGACGTCAAGAGAGAATTGGGAGTGAGTGACATCAACGAGAAGGTCAAGGAGATAAGAATGAGATGGTACGGAcatgtgaagaggagagaagaaggacatGCAGCAAAAGTGGCAATGGAAAGTAAAGTACCAGGAAGAAGGCCGAGAGGAAAaccaaggaagagatggagagataacgtGAAGGAGGATATGAGCCACTTCAGCGTGCCCTGGAAAGTCTCTCTGACTTGGAGACGGAAAACCCGGGCGGGTGACCCTGCAAGGCCGGACCAAAAGccgtaa